GAAGTGGGCCTCCATGGCATTGAGAACAAGCAAGCCTAGGTGATCTAAAAAGAGCCCATCCCTGTTTCTCTAAGTCAGTGAGCGCAGACATGTCCCCGGAAAGATAGCGGTCATAGGAACTGTCGAGTGATACTAGCGTGAGTTGAAAGGCTTGCAATGAATCCAGAATATTATCCCAGTTCCAGCCAGCTTGTATGCCGTAAGCGGCATGATAGAGCTCACCCAGTTCGTCATCGTTGGCCAAGTCAGAGATGATGCCTTCCATGTTGCTATATGCCCCCATTTCGATGGGATTATCACCAAAAAGTGGGACCATGGCTTGATGTTGAAGACTACGTAGTTTCAGATTTGACCAAGTTAGAAACTGAGCAAAAGCGAGGTTGGCTAGAGATGGCGCATTCCGTATCCCTGCCTCCTCTGAAACCCCATTGTGCAAAGGCTCGTTTTTGGTAAAGGCTAGCTTGGGGTCGTGGCAGCTCGCGCAGGAAAGCCTACCATTGAGGGAAAGCTTTGAACTAAAGAACAGAGCCTTGCCTAAGGCAATGCTCTCGTCTGTTACGCGAGACATAACATCTGTTTGCTCCACATAATGAGGCAGATCCCACTCATGTAAGTTTTCTTGATGGTTTTCCGAACTACAGCCTTCGATAAGAAGGAGGCCAAGGCCTCCTAGCAATGATCTTGTGACTTTCAAAATAAGCTCTTGGGCACAGTGATAGAAAATGAACCGTTGTGGCAAGAGTTGCAGGCCCCTACTTTTTTTGGCGCCATGGCTAATAGAACACGGCCGTTGTTGTCGACGACTCTTGCTTGATAGGACTGAGATTGGTAATCAACGCCTTCGTTTTCAGTTGCATAAAAATTGCCATTGCCGTCTATGGGTAGGCGCAAAGCGACTGCGAAGTTCTGCAATTTTTTCTCTGGATCCAACTCTCCCCAAGCTCCGTCTCCAGAGCCAATTTCTACGAAACCACCGGCATCATATTCTGAACCGTCATCCCAAATTAGTGTACCGCCAACTACAAATCGTCCGGGGCCAGGGCCTTGTATCTGATGACAACGTAGACAATTTTCACCAAAGCGCGGATCTCCCAAAGCATGGCTTCGCTTTGAGGTCGATTGTGAACTCAGTGTGATATCGAGGCTTGGGGGGCGTTGGTAGTCCGGGTGCGGCCAGTGGCTAGGATTTCGTGTGTCACTTAAGTCAGCGGTTTCAATACTTAAATCTAAAGATCCAGCATAGGTCTGGCTTCGAAATGCTACTTGCTCTGGTGCACTTAAATTAGGGTTGAGTGTAATGCCAAAGGCCTCGTAGACTGCATCACAGGGTTTGAAGCCAGTGCTATCTGGGCCAAGGCCCAGGTTGCTAGCCCCCATGCAGCCTCTGCCTGTATTGAGGTCGAAAGAACTAAGGATGCGTCCAAGATCAATATTGACTTGATCTTCATTTAGATTGAAATCAATTTCTACCTCAGCGATCATATCGTTGGCACATTTGTAGGGGCCTTCGATGCTCTCAGCTGTGCAGCCTACGGCCCCTGTATGAAGTGAGTATCGCTCCACATTAGTTTCACGGGTTTGGCTGATAAAGTCAGCTTTGAAAAACCGAAATCCACCTGCCCAGGACCACCACATTCCAGGCTCGTTGAGTGGGGCTTCCAAGGATGGAGCGTTTAGGTGGTTTAGCTCAGGGGGAACTCCCACTTTGAAGCGTAGCTTTTCCGTTGGCTTGCTAATATCAGCCTGACCTTTGAGAAAAGCCCTTGTGCCGGATGTCCCTCGATCAGCACAGGCGTTGGAATCATCACTCGTAAAATCGAGAAGGGCTAGCCGATCTGTTTGCCAGCGATAGTCCGCCTCCAGATTGACCTTAACTTCTAAGCCGTCGTCTTGAACAAGCCTTACGTCATGGACGAAGAACCTCAAATCCCGTAGCTCAAGGGTGGCGGATGAAAGAGATAACCCGGAGTAGCTTTCTCCGCAAGAGGCAGGACGATCGTTGACCGTCATGGAAAAAGGTATCATGACTTCATTGCTTTGTTGAGGAGCAGCTTCCTCGTTAGAATCGAAATTGCATGCTGTAAGGGCAAAGGCTGCTACCAGCCCGATAGTCTTCTTCATTATTTGTCCTTTAGGTAATAGTAGTTCCCGGATACAAAAGTTTAGGCTTTGCATCCCGAATGATGATATTTTCTGAGAACTGAAATAGCAGAAAGCTTAGGCTTAAAGCCTTGGCGAACCGCGTCTAAGGCCTACAGGCGAGGAGGTGGTAACTCAAGCAGCTTATAAATATTGTGGGGGGCTAACAGTGCCGGCCAGTTGCTAAAGGATGAAAACGTTAAGTATTCGTCCAGAATTATGGAATCTGGAGCAAGGTAGCTGGACAGAGTCGAGAGTGCACTAGCTTTAAAACAGGTGCATTGATACCAGCGTGCTCCCTCTACAATCTCGTCACTCTCACGGTCCTGGTCAGCAATATGGTGGCAAGATAGGGTTCTTCCTGACTCTAACGCTTCGGCACATCGACATGACTGCACTAGTGCCTTCGCTGCCCCGATCTGAGAAAGCAAGGTTACGATTGCTATGATGGTTGCAATTAATGGTCGCAATGAGCCATCCCGTGAAGATTACACTACCAACATAGTGTTAGAAGAATTGAAATGGTTTAGCAAGATATAATGTCAAAGACTTTCGTAAATCAGAGAAAAATACAGCATGTAGGTATTTTCGTGACTTACTCTAGTTGACTTAAGGTCGATTTTTGATAAAAGCACTCTTCATTCATTTTAGGAAGGGTAAACTATGATCTCTAAGAAAGCGCGGGTGAAGTTACGAAAATTCCATCAGTATGTTGGTCTAGTTCTAGGAGTTCAGCTCCTGTTTTGGATCATCAGTGGTATCTACTTTGCTTGGGTTCCCTTCGACAAGGTTAAGGGACGAGATTTGGCTAGGCAGAGCGCAACCGAGATAGACCTTGACTCTGTAGTCCCATTGACGTCGTTACCGGATCTTAGTGATAAGGTTATCAAACAGCTTAAACTAGTACATAGTGCAGGCAACGACCCAGTGTATAAAGTCGAAACAGAGATTGGCTGGCTTGTATACGATGCGGTTTCCGGAAAACAAGTGAAACGGATGTCAGAAGAAGCAATCAGGCGGTCTGCCCAGGCAGACTACAAAGGCTCAGCTGGTATCTCAGAGGTGTATTTTCTAGATGCTGATCCTCCTCAAGAATACAAAGGTCCCCTGCCGGTGTTTGTCGTGGATTTTGATGATTTAAGGGGGACTCGCCTATATCTCGATGGGAGTACTGGAGAGATCAAGGCCAGAAGAAATCACTTCTGGCGTCTATTTGATTTTTTCTGGATGTTGCATATCTTAGATTTTGAAGACCGAGAGGACTTTAATAACCCGCTTCTAAAGTTAGTATCTCTTGGGTCGCTGTTCATTGTGTTTTCGGGCTATGGTATCTACTATACCAGCTATCGATTGCGGAAGATAAAGGTGAAGAAGCATTGAGAATCAATGATGTCTACCCTCTAATTCTCTAGTCTATTGTTTAGCCTGAAATGGTGTTTAGCAAAGGCTTGAGAATCGGCAAGTGCTTCTGCTAAACTAAGCTTGTCCTGGACATAGAGGGAAATATTCCTCGCTACATTTTTACCAATGGCAGGAAAGCCTTGTATCGAAACAAACTGGGGCCCGCTGTAGGGTATCGGCTTTGCAGTAAAATTCGTCGACTTTGACGTTATGATTTCCTGTAAGACAAAGTCTGCAAATGGCGCTACTTTTTTATACTGCTTGTTGAATGTCGAGTACCGAGCTCCCAAAGGAACACTGACCCAACCGTTGGTTCTTGCAGCAAGACGAACGTATTCCTTAGAGGTTGCCCAGCGAATAAAGGAGTTTGCTTCTGCCTTACTAGAGGTGTTTGCAGGGATGGCAAAGGCCCACGACCATAACCACTTTTCCCCTCCTAAATACTTCGACCTAGGGGCTTTGGTTTGGGCGATCTTGTCATGGACTTCTGACTTCTTTGAATCATAAAGTCGTCCGGCAAGGGAGGTGGCGTCTACAAGTATTCCTATCTTTCCTTTGCTAAATAGGTTCTGGTTTTCTTGCCAACCAAGTTCCCAAGGCTGTGGGGGAGCAAATTCTAATAATTTCTTGTAAAATTTCAGGGCATCACGCCATTCAGTAGAGTCAATCTCAGGATTCCACTGGCGATCGAACCAACGGCCGCCAAATGTATTGACAAGGAGACTGATAAAAGCAATACTTTGGCCCCAGCCAGGCTTACCTCTTATGCCAATACCATAGAAATTGTTCTTAGGATCATGAATTTTTTTCGCATACTTTAAGATCTGCTGATATGTGGGTTGGGCAGGCATTGCAATGCCTGCTTTTTCGAAAACGTCCTTTCTATAGTAAGTCATCACGCTTTCAGAGTAGAACGGAATTCCATAGACTTCATCTTCATACTTCATGGAGTCGATGACAGGTTTTATAAAATCATTTAGGTCGTAGGCAGCGGTGTTGATTGGTGCGATCCACTTTTTTCGGGGCCAAACCCTACTTTCAAATGAACCTATAGTAATAACATCATAGGGAACATAGTCTAGTCTGATGCCACCCCAGAGCTTGTTTCTAAGCTGGGTTTCATCCAGAATTTCCCAGATGATTTCAATATTCGGATACTTATTTTGATAGTGTTGACTAAGCTCTTTCATGGCTAATGTCTCTGGAGTTTTTACAGCTCCAATAACAATATTTTTCTTACCAATGTAGTTTTCATGTCGATGAAAGCCATATTTGGAAACGATTTGATGGTACTCACCGCTAGATCGTATTTCCTTTAGAGCCTTGTTAAAACGATCCCGTAGCTCTAAGTGATCTGGGATCGTTTTGGAAAATCCAAGGTAGTAGTAAGGGTCTTTGAGGTCGAGATTGGTGAATTTTAGTTTGTTGATCAGGTGGGGGAGGCTGTTGACGATAATATCAGATGCAATATGCTTATCAATGATCGCAGCATCAATTCGGTTCAAACCTAGCAGTTCGATTTGTTGTTGATTGCTAGAACAGAGAGTTAGGTTGCCTGATCTAAGAAAAGGGAATTTGATACTATCACCCCGGAGTGCACTGTACTGAAGGGATGGGTTTTGAGCAAGATAGCGATAAAGATCGGTTCCATCTTTGGCATCTAAACTTTGCTTGCTTAGGATCCCGAGATCATTTTTTAATATTGGATCTGATGTGACAAATCCATCTTCAAAATGGTCTTGCCCAAACAGTGGCAGGATCCCGTGATAACCCTTGGGGTTGGCATATACCTTAGCCCTTATCCAAGGGAAAAAGTCGACTTTTATCTGGTAGCCGGCTTTTTTAAGAGCAGCTTCGGTAATTTCTAGCAGCACCCCCTTTTCCTCTGAAGAACTCACATATGGAGCATTCTCACTGGACACTAGTTTCAAGGTTTCTTGAGGTTCTGCGGTTAAGAAGTTTGTGATACCGAAAATCAAGATGCCAATAACAAGGTGCACTCTTTATCTCCGCAATTGATCGTCTCAGGAAGACTGGGACTGTTGACGTCTCGAAGACAAGCATCCGGTATGCCTTGATAAATACAATCCGTTGTTGCTTGTCGTCACCACATTGCCGATATGCCTCTTCTCCGCTCCTTGGCTTGTCTTCTTTTAGTCAGACCAGCTACGTAACTTCGAAACGTCAACAGTCCCTATGAAACTAAGTCACTGACTCAGGGCATAAATGTTCTGTTAAGGATAACCTAAGGCTCACATAATTGGGTATCGGAATTTCTTTAGGTCTGTAAGATATGAGTTTCATGTCACGTTCGCAGTTTGTGTTACCGTTAGGCTCTCATGGCTAGTGCTGAAGTAACAAATCAGTCTGTTGCCTGAGCCAGCCGCTTTTTCGTAGGTTCAGTAAGGTTGCATTAAAACGATCGATATACACCTGATTCTCTGGCTTATTTAAACAAAGCAACGCAGAAGTCGCTTGGTGAATCGACAGTTTTTCGTCGCGGTGGATTTTGGCTCTGTTGCTGCGGAGCAAAGGATACCAGTAGAAGGCGACATCGGCGCGACCCTGATCAAGAAATATAAATAATTTTTTATCTTCTGAAAGGACATAAAGTTTTGCTAAACCGAATTTTTTTTGGGCGCTGCTAACAAAGTTGTTGCCTCTAACGACCACAGCGACCTTGCCCTTCAGCTGTTCAAGGTTACTGATCTTTGGCTTGTCTCGGGGAGTATAGATGCCAACACCCCATGCTAAAAATGGATCGCTTGAGATAGTATCAACCTGGAAGTATTTTTTTGCCGTGGGTGCGTCAGTTCCTAGAAAACAAGGTGCCCGTTCTCGTCTAAACTCTGCGCCCGCTCGTGGCACAGGAGCGAAGATCATCTTGGCTTCGGGGAGGGCTTTTTTTAAAATGGTCGTATAGAATTCGGTGATCACCACCTCGGGAACTAGGACATTGAGGGGCTTATCGGCCTTGGCGTGGGAGCATGAGGCTAAGCATAAGCAGACAAGTAGTAGTGTAAGGCCTCTCACTGACAATATCCTCTTGTTATTCATTCGGTTTTCGCTGGAACTGGCCTCTATCATGACACTTGAACGCGTAAAAGTCACTAGGTCTCAATTGCTTTAAACAGATTTTATTTAGCTCCAGTGATTCATCAAGTGCCTGCATGACAGCGCCTGGGTCACTGTTGTTTTACTGGATATCTTCGGGATCTAGATGCGTAAATATGACATTTAAGTTCGCATCAATTCACCTCACATAAAGCTAATCTCTTCGAGTTCCGTGCGGGTCCAGCATTGGCTATTAATAGTCACAACGAACGGGGCAAACCCCATCCCTTAAACCACGGACATGGAGAATCTCATGAATTTAACAAGGCTTTCAGTAGTGTTTGGGCTACTCATGCCAAGCCTCAGTCAAGGGCAAAGTGGATTTTTTGACCTTCAGCCTATTTCGGACATCACAGCCCCAGTTCTTGTGGGTGGAGGCTCGATCCCAACACCTGTTTTAAAGGCAGCAGAGATCGGGCCGGATACAAGGTTTACACTTCCCGTTTATGACAGCGAGGGCAATTGGCAACGGGATCGCCAGATCACCGCTGAAGACGCATGGGATGAAATCAATGACTGGACTGAGAATACCAAGAGGAAGTACCGTCGCTGGGGTGACGAGCAGGTTCGAAGCCAGACGAAATGGGATTCAGAGCTTGGTGAAAACGTTGAGACCATACTTGTACCACAAGACCAAGATCAGAAGTGGAAGCTCAATGAACAAGCTGATAAAGCGCGTCGTGAGCAGCCTTTGCGCGTGATCCAGCCCCAAAGGCTGAGCACCGCGATCAATCAAACAGCTGGTAATAACAGCACTTTTGGAGTATTTCGCAACGGCAAGTTCACATCTGAAGGGGATAACACTAAAGTAAAGGTCGACCAAAACTTTTCTGCTGGTGGCTTTGTTTTTGGAAAACGTATTTCACTCGTCAACCAATCGACTCGTTCAGATTCAAGATCTAAAACTACTGTGACCGATGTAAAAGTTTTGGATAAAAGCGTTTTCGTAAGTCGTGATGGAACGGTACGTGGTAACAAGCAATTTACCCGAAGCATACGCAAGAGTAAAACCTTCTTTGTCGGGTTGCCCATATCTGTAGGTGGGACAATTGCAGGTACCATGGGTGCAAACTTTGATTACAAGGCCGATGGCCTTGCGTTCAATGGTTCAGTAGAGCCGTTTGTGAACGTCAGTGGTAGTGCTGATGCAGGATTAAATCTATTGTTGGTCAAAGCTGGG
The nucleotide sequence above comes from Pseudobacteriovorax antillogorgiicola. Encoded proteins:
- a CDS encoding MbnP family copper-binding protein, with the translated sequence MKKTIGLVAAFALTACNFDSNEEAAPQQSNEVMIPFSMTVNDRPASCGESYSGLSLSSATLELRDLRFFVHDVRLVQDDGLEVKVNLEADYRWQTDRLALLDFTSDDSNACADRGTSGTRAFLKGQADISKPTEKLRFKVGVPPELNHLNAPSLEAPLNEPGMWWSWAGGFRFFKADFISQTRETNVERYSLHTGAVGCTAESIEGPYKCANDMIAEVEIDFNLNEDQVNIDLGRILSSFDLNTGRGCMGASNLGLGPDSTGFKPCDAVYEAFGITLNPNLSAPEQVAFRSQTYAGSLDLSIETADLSDTRNPSHWPHPDYQRPPSLDITLSSQSTSKRSHALGDPRFGENCLRCHQIQGPGPGRFVVGGTLIWDDGSEYDAGGFVEIGSGDGAWGELDPEKKLQNFAVALRLPIDGNGNFYATENEGVDYQSQSYQARVVDNNGRVLLAMAPKKVGACNSCHNGSFSITVPKSLF
- a CDS encoding cytochrome c peroxidase yields the protein MKVTRSLLGGLGLLLIEGCSSENHQENLHEWDLPHYVEQTDVMSRVTDESIALGKALFFSSKLSLNGRLSCASCHDPKLAFTKNEPLHNGVSEEAGIRNAPSLANLAFAQFLTWSNLKLRSLQHQAMVPLFGDNPIEMGAYSNMEGIISDLANDDELGELYHAAYGIQAGWNWDNILDSLQAFQLTLVSLDSSYDRYLSGDMSALTDLEKQGWALFRSPRLACSQCHGGPLLSNNWLGGSEEPESIFFNNGLYGVPNQSMNYMDGGEAHYPAGHSGLGEFTLQSADDGKFRVPSLRNVAVTAPYMHDGSIGTLEDVISMYERGGRQLTNGHWQGDGRLNPNKDSAVKGFTLTQQEREALLAFLNAQTDEAFLEFQE
- a CDS encoding extracellular solute-binding protein, which codes for MHLVIGILIFGITNFLTAEPQETLKLVSSENAPYVSSSEEKGVLLEITEAALKKAGYQIKVDFFPWIRAKVYANPKGYHGILPLFGQDHFEDGFVTSDPILKNDLGILSKQSLDAKDGTDLYRYLAQNPSLQYSALRGDSIKFPFLRSGNLTLCSSNQQQIELLGLNRIDAAIIDKHIASDIIVNSLPHLINKLKFTNLDLKDPYYYLGFSKTIPDHLELRDRFNKALKEIRSSGEYHQIVSKYGFHRHENYIGKKNIVIGAVKTPETLAMKELSQHYQNKYPNIEIIWEILDETQLRNKLWGGIRLDYVPYDVITIGSFESRVWPRKKWIAPINTAAYDLNDFIKPVIDSMKYEDEVYGIPFYSESVMTYYRKDVFEKAGIAMPAQPTYQQILKYAKKIHDPKNNFYGIGIRGKPGWGQSIAFISLLVNTFGGRWFDRQWNPEIDSTEWRDALKFYKKLLEFAPPQPWELGWQENQNLFSKGKIGILVDATSLAGRLYDSKKSEVHDKIAQTKAPRSKYLGGEKWLWSWAFAIPANTSSKAEANSFIRWATSKEYVRLAARTNGWVSVPLGARYSTFNKQYKKVAPFADFVLQEIITSKSTNFTAKPIPYSGPQFVSIQGFPAIGKNVARNISLYVQDKLSLAEALADSQAFAKHHFRLNNRLEN
- a CDS encoding substrate-binding periplasmic protein encodes the protein MNNKRILSVRGLTLLLVCLCLASCSHAKADKPLNVLVPEVVITEFYTTILKKALPEAKMIFAPVPRAGAEFRRERAPCFLGTDAPTAKKYFQVDTISSDPFLAWGVGIYTPRDKPKISNLEQLKGKVAVVVRGNNFVSSAQKKFGLAKLYVLSEDKKLFIFLDQGRADVAFYWYPLLRSNRAKIHRDEKLSIHQATSALLCLNKPENQVYIDRFNATLLNLRKSGWLRQQTDLLLQH